A DNA window from Chryseobacterium sp. MEBOG06 contains the following coding sequences:
- a CDS encoding type B 50S ribosomal protein L31: MKNGIHPENYRLVVFKDMSNDEVFLCKSTAETKDTIEYEGKEYPLIKMEISSSSHPFYTGKVKLVDTAGRVDKFMNKYKKFAK, from the coding sequence ATGAAAAACGGAATCCACCCAGAAAATTATAGACTTGTTGTTTTCAAAGATATGAGTAACGACGAGGTGTTTCTTTGCAAGTCTACTGCAGAAACAAAAGACACTATCGAGTACGAAGGAAAGGAGTATCCTCTGATCAAAATGGAAATCTCTTCAAGTTCTCACCCATTCTACACTGGTAAAGTAAAACTAGTTGACACTGCAGGTAGAGTTGATAAGTTCATGAACAAATACAAAAAATTCGCTAAGTAA
- a CDS encoding nucleotide pyrophosphohydrolase encodes MEITQLQQQVDEWIKTIGVRYFNELTNMAMLTEEVGEVARIIARRYGEQSEKESDKSKDLGEELADVLFVTLCLANQTGVNLQDAFDKKMKIKTDRDKDRHQNNEKLK; translated from the coding sequence ATGGAAATCACTCAACTGCAACAACAGGTCGATGAATGGATAAAAACCATCGGCGTAAGATATTTTAACGAGCTTACCAATATGGCCATGCTAACGGAGGAAGTAGGCGAAGTAGCGAGAATCATCGCCAGAAGATACGGTGAGCAAAGCGAAAAAGAAAGTGATAAAAGCAAAGATCTGGGCGAGGAGCTTGCGGATGTACTTTTTGTAACATTATGCCTGGCTAACCAGACCGGAGTGAATCTGCAGGATGCTTTTGACAAAAAAATGAAAATCAAAACTGACCGGGATAAAGACCGGCATCAGAATAATGAAAAATTAAAATAA
- a CDS encoding 3-phosphoshikimate 1-carboxyvinyltransferase: MKLEKSTLLSNKTVQISGSKSISNRLLILESLFSNIKIGNLSNSQDTQLLKKALSADTEVVDIHHAGTAMRFLTSFYSIQEGKTTVLTGSKRMKERPIKNLVSALRDLGAEIEYMENEGFPPLKITGKKITQTSVHVPANISSQFITSLLLIAGKLENGLEIQLVGDVTSRSYIEMTLDILTKIGIKNSFEGNTIKVEPFTPEIDAATIHYEVESDWSSASYFYSICALGRETMHLKSFYKESTQGDSAIAKIYEDFFGIKTTFTEDEHKVTLEPQQGFSFPEKIVLDMNNCPDIAQTLCVTAAALKIPFEISGLGTLRVKETDRLLALYNELKKLGAETTFTDLTIESISFGEPEDYISIKTYQDHRMAMSFAPFCLVKELNIEDEDVVEKSYPMFWQDLANIVKN; the protein is encoded by the coding sequence ATGAAGCTAGAAAAATCAACATTACTCAGCAATAAAACAGTACAGATCAGCGGTTCGAAAAGTATTTCGAATCGTTTATTGATTCTGGAAAGCCTGTTTAGCAATATAAAAATCGGCAATTTGTCTAATTCTCAGGACACCCAGTTACTGAAAAAGGCATTATCTGCGGATACAGAGGTGGTAGACATTCACCATGCGGGAACAGCAATGCGCTTTCTTACCTCTTTTTATTCTATCCAGGAGGGAAAAACAACAGTACTTACCGGTTCTAAGAGAATGAAGGAAAGACCTATTAAGAATCTGGTTAGTGCATTAAGAGATCTCGGAGCAGAAATTGAGTATATGGAAAATGAGGGTTTCCCTCCTTTAAAAATTACCGGAAAAAAGATCACTCAAACTTCGGTACATGTTCCTGCGAATATTTCAAGTCAGTTTATTACTTCCCTGCTTCTTATTGCGGGAAAACTTGAAAACGGATTGGAAATCCAGCTGGTAGGAGATGTTACATCAAGATCTTATATAGAAATGACGCTTGATATCCTGACAAAGATTGGGATAAAAAACAGTTTTGAAGGAAATACTATTAAAGTAGAACCTTTTACTCCGGAGATTGATGCAGCCACCATCCATTATGAGGTGGAAAGCGACTGGAGCTCGGCATCATACTTCTACTCTATCTGTGCCCTGGGAAGAGAAACCATGCATCTGAAAAGTTTTTACAAAGAGTCTACTCAGGGAGATTCTGCAATTGCAAAGATTTATGAAGATTTCTTCGGAATTAAAACCACGTTTACCGAAGATGAGCACAAGGTAACTCTGGAACCTCAGCAGGGGTTTTCTTTCCCTGAAAAAATTGTTCTGGATATGAACAACTGTCCGGATATTGCACAAACTCTTTGTGTAACTGCTGCTGCGTTAAAAATTCCTTTTGAAATTTCAGGATTGGGAACTTTAAGAGTGAAGGAAACCGACAGACTTCTTGCATTATATAATGAACTGAAAAAACTGGGTGCCGAAACAACATTTACTGATTTAACAATTGAATCTATCAGTTTCGGGGAGCCTGAAGACTATATTTCAATCAAAACTTATCAGGATCACAGAATGGCAATGAGCTTCGCTCCTTTCTGCCTGGTGAAGGAACTTAATATTGAAGATGAAGATGTGGTGGAAAAGTCTTACCCGATGTTCTGGCAAGATCTTGCCAATATCGTGAAGAATTAA
- a CDS encoding phosphatidylinositol-specific phospholipase C: protein MFKQSMRRLSAITFGIAAASLFFSCSDDNIIEKDSKETTTSSLGKANFKTSLAPIEMNSWMASLQDNISLSKISIPGTHDSGARIDAPVITGTAKTQDLSISEQLNAGVRFLDVRCRHIDNSFAIHHGAIYQNLNFDDVLNACYVFLQSHPSETIIMSVKEEYDASNTTRSFESTFDSYVQKNPSRWDLGTAISNLGDVRGKIKLLRRFSAGTSKGINATSWADNTTFEINNPGASLKVQDYYKVTNNDDKWNGISNLLNDAKNDANGKLFINFTSGYKPGIFGIPSIPTVSNNINPKLKTFFQNNTHGSYGIMPIDFVSAELSELIIKTNF from the coding sequence ATGTTCAAACAAAGCATGAGACGCTTATCAGCAATCACTTTTGGTATTGCTGCTGCAAGTCTTTTTTTTTCCTGTTCCGATGACAACATTATCGAAAAAGATTCTAAAGAAACTACCACCTCATCTTTAGGAAAAGCAAATTTCAAAACTTCTTTGGCTCCTATTGAAATGAATAGCTGGATGGCCAGCCTGCAGGATAATATCTCACTTTCTAAAATATCTATTCCCGGAACGCATGATTCCGGAGCACGTATAGATGCCCCTGTAATAACAGGTACAGCGAAAACACAGGATCTCAGCATCAGCGAACAACTTAATGCAGGGGTTCGCTTTCTGGATGTTCGCTGCAGACACATTGATAACTCTTTTGCCATTCATCATGGTGCTATTTATCAGAATTTAAATTTTGATGATGTCCTTAATGCCTGCTATGTATTCCTGCAAAGTCATCCTTCAGAAACGATCATCATGTCTGTAAAAGAAGAGTACGATGCTTCCAATACCACCAGAAGTTTTGAAAGTACTTTTGATTCGTATGTTCAGAAAAATCCTTCAAGATGGGATTTAGGAACTGCTATTTCCAACCTGGGAGACGTAAGAGGAAAAATAAAGTTGTTAAGAAGATTCTCTGCGGGAACATCGAAAGGAATCAATGCAACTTCATGGGCTGACAATACTACATTTGAAATCAACAATCCGGGAGCATCACTGAAAGTTCAGGATTATTATAAAGTGACCAATAATGATGATAAATGGAACGGAATCTCCAACCTGCTGAATGATGCAAAGAATGATGCAAACGGTAAGCTTTTCATCAATTTCACAAGCGGTTACAAGCCGGGAATCTTTGGAATACCAAGTATACCTACAGTTTCAAACAATATTAATCCTAAGCTGAAAACATTCTTTCAGAATAATACTCATGGATCTTATGGGATAATGCCAATTGATTTTGTAAGTGCAGAATTGTCTGAGCTGATCATTAAAACCAATTTCTAA
- a CDS encoding alkaline phosphatase: MKLSKILGLLALAVFSENQAQNYLNYNVGNAHSHNDYMQEIPFWQAYYANFGSIEADVFLVKGKLWVAHTEKELSADRTLENLYLDNISKQIKLNKGNIYPDANKKLQLLIDIKQDYKTTLNALVSILKKYPEITGNPGVKIVITGGRPQPGDFKNYPNYLYFDGDLDKSYSSDQLKRVGMFSADLPGLVKWNGKGIPRDEETEKIKGAVEKAHTQQKPMRFYGAPDFPNAWVNLMDMGVDYINTDHISDLKKFMNTIPKNFYKNTKEYATYTPTYKTDGINKKVKNVILLIPDGTSLPQYYAAFTANKGKLNVFNMKATGLSKTNSSNAYITDSAPGSTAFATGVKTKNTFVGVDNLGKALAQIPDIISDKGMVSGLISTGDVTDATPADFYAHSDNRNSSEPILKDFVTSKTKILIGGPTSGLSQENLQKFKEAKIDLYQDLKAVTKINNRTLVIDPLASQRITHGRGNWLADAFDLTLNDLKNNKKGFFMMVEASQTDGGGHSNNIEQLVTELLDFDHIVGKAMKFADENKETLVIVVGDHETGGLTLLDGSLKEGWVFGNFSTNDHTSIPSSVFAYGPNSKQFTGLFENTEIFNKILAAYGIQK, encoded by the coding sequence ATGAAATTATCAAAAATATTGGGATTGCTGGCTTTGGCAGTCTTTTCCGAAAATCAGGCACAGAATTATTTGAATTATAATGTAGGGAATGCACATTCCCATAATGATTATATGCAGGAAATCCCTTTTTGGCAGGCTTATTATGCGAACTTTGGATCCATTGAAGCAGATGTTTTCCTGGTTAAAGGCAAACTTTGGGTAGCCCACACAGAAAAAGAACTTTCCGCAGACAGAACACTTGAAAATCTTTATCTGGACAATATTTCAAAGCAGATAAAACTCAATAAAGGGAATATTTATCCTGACGCAAATAAAAAATTACAATTGTTAATCGATATCAAGCAGGATTATAAAACAACCTTGAATGCATTGGTGAGTATATTGAAGAAATATCCTGAAATTACTGGCAATCCAGGGGTGAAAATTGTTATTACAGGAGGAAGACCTCAGCCAGGTGATTTTAAAAATTATCCGAATTATCTTTACTTTGACGGAGACCTTGATAAAAGCTATTCTTCGGATCAGTTAAAGAGAGTCGGAATGTTCAGTGCTGATCTTCCCGGGCTCGTAAAGTGGAACGGAAAAGGCATTCCAAGAGATGAAGAAACAGAAAAGATAAAAGGAGCAGTAGAGAAAGCACATACCCAGCAAAAGCCGATGAGGTTTTACGGAGCTCCAGATTTTCCTAATGCCTGGGTGAATCTTATGGATATGGGAGTGGATTACATCAATACCGATCATATTTCGGATCTTAAAAAATTCATGAACACGATTCCTAAGAACTTTTACAAAAATACAAAGGAGTACGCTACCTATACTCCAACTTATAAAACAGACGGAATCAATAAAAAGGTGAAAAATGTAATTCTTCTCATTCCGGACGGGACTTCTCTACCGCAATATTATGCCGCCTTTACGGCAAACAAAGGAAAGCTGAATGTATTTAATATGAAAGCAACCGGTTTGTCCAAAACCAATTCATCCAATGCTTACATTACAGATTCAGCACCGGGATCTACCGCTTTTGCGACGGGAGTAAAAACCAAAAATACATTTGTAGGGGTAGACAATTTGGGAAAAGCACTGGCACAGATCCCTGATATTATCTCTGATAAAGGTATGGTTTCAGGGCTGATTTCTACCGGAGATGTCACAGATGCTACACCCGCTGACTTTTATGCTCATTCTGATAATAGAAACAGCTCCGAACCTATTCTGAAAGATTTTGTTACCTCTAAAACAAAAATTCTGATCGGTGGGCCTACAAGCGGATTGTCCCAGGAAAACCTTCAAAAATTTAAAGAGGCAAAAATTGATTTGTATCAGGATCTGAAAGCGGTAACCAAAATAAACAACCGGACATTGGTGATTGACCCATTGGCTTCACAAAGAATAACTCACGGGAGAGGAAACTGGCTTGCCGATGCATTTGATCTTACCTTAAATGATTTAAAGAATAATAAAAAAGGATTCTTCATGATGGTTGAAGCTTCTCAGACAGATGGGGGCGGGCATAGCAATAATATTGAGCAGCTTGTTACTGAACTGCTGGATTTTGATCATATCGTTGGAAAAGCAATGAAATTTGCAGATGAAAATAAAGAAACATTAGTGATTGTGGTAGGAGATCATGAAACCGGAGGGCTTACCCTTCTCGATGGAAGCCTTAAAGAAGGCTGGGTGTTTGGGAACTTCAGTACCAATGACCACACTTCTATTCCATCCAGTGTTTTTGCTTATGGTCCTAATTCCAAACAGTTCACAGGACTTTTTGAAAATACTGAAATCTTCAATAAAATACTGGCGGCTTACGGTATTCAGAAATAA
- a CDS encoding RagB/SusD family nutrient uptake outer membrane protein, with protein MKFFNTIIVITGLSASLLSCTNELNIEPEGTPTEANFWKTENDLVTGANAMYKPLSDSEFYGRGFFWFINASDDMVTGRSKSEADNVKNFSSNYIAAGDLETQWNKRYTVIGVANRVIRNVNNIQASQAVKNKYLGEALFMSSRMYFELAYSYGNEKAGIPILDRTKEPESNPIPRAANVMENYNYIVNDLKKAAELLPSQAELPAKDYGRPHKAAAWALLSKVYLFMKDWQNAAYWANEVMTKGNRTLLNNYSDVFKAENNYSTEYIWSIPSTPKFNSVGSILPGVMLENKGWGEYNGWGYFQPTKELYDEYEAGDLRRGATVLKLGDKFTFNGTERTYASSNSLTGYQFNKYMDAFKYTLNSGHVSANGDYPCTDLAVPIMRYAEVILIRAEALLMSGGNADAEINLIRKRAGLASKTGCTMADLKHERRCELAGEWADRHRDLVRWGDAQAAYAQPLHGIDGKIVWPARNFNPAIHNVWAVPQAEIVNSYGVIKQNEGW; from the coding sequence ATGAAATTTTTCAATACAATAATTGTAATAACAGGGCTATCCGCATCATTACTCTCATGTACCAATGAATTGAATATAGAGCCTGAAGGAACTCCAACAGAAGCCAACTTCTGGAAAACTGAAAACGATTTGGTTACCGGAGCTAACGCTATGTATAAGCCACTTTCCGACAGTGAATTTTATGGCAGAGGTTTTTTCTGGTTTATCAATGCCAGTGATGATATGGTAACAGGAAGATCGAAAAGCGAAGCGGATAATGTGAAGAATTTTAGCAGCAATTATATCGCAGCAGGTGATCTGGAAACTCAATGGAATAAGAGATATACAGTGATTGGAGTTGCAAACCGTGTTATTCGTAATGTTAATAATATTCAGGCTTCACAGGCGGTTAAAAATAAGTATTTGGGAGAAGCTTTATTTATGAGCAGCAGAATGTACTTTGAGCTGGCATACAGTTATGGAAATGAAAAGGCAGGTATTCCTATTCTAGACCGTACCAAAGAACCAGAAAGCAACCCAATTCCCAGAGCTGCCAATGTAATGGAAAACTATAATTACATTGTCAATGACCTGAAAAAAGCAGCCGAATTATTGCCAAGCCAGGCAGAACTTCCGGCTAAAGACTACGGAAGACCTCATAAAGCAGCGGCATGGGCACTTTTATCAAAAGTATATCTGTTTATGAAAGATTGGCAAAATGCAGCATACTGGGCGAATGAAGTAATGACCAAAGGAAACAGAACCCTTTTGAACAATTATTCAGATGTTTTCAAAGCTGAAAATAATTATAGTACAGAATATATCTGGTCCATTCCAAGTACGCCAAAATTTAATTCAGTGGGAAGCATTCTTCCGGGAGTAATGTTAGAAAATAAAGGATGGGGAGAATATAACGGCTGGGGATATTTTCAGCCTACCAAAGAATTGTATGATGAATATGAAGCCGGAGACCTTAGAAGAGGAGCAACCGTTCTTAAACTAGGAGATAAATTTACTTTTAACGGAACAGAAAGAACATATGCATCTTCTAACTCTCTCACAGGATATCAGTTTAATAAATACATGGATGCGTTCAAATATACCTTGAATAGTGGCCATGTAAGTGCTAATGGAGACTATCCTTGTACAGATCTTGCCGTTCCGATTATGCGTTATGCTGAGGTTATCCTTATCAGGGCAGAAGCTCTGTTGATGTCAGGCGGAAATGCAGACGCAGAAATTAACCTCATTAGAAAACGTGCAGGGCTAGCTTCCAAAACCGGATGTACAATGGCTGATCTGAAGCATGAAAGACGCTGCGAATTAGCAGGTGAATGGGCAGACAGACACAGAGATCTTGTACGTTGGGGAGACGCTCAGGCAGCCTATGCTCAGCCTTTACACGGGATAGACGGAAAAATAGTATGGCCAGCAAGAAACTTCAATCCTGCAATTCATAACGTTTGGGCAGTTCCACAGGCAGAAATCGTTAATAGCTATGGGGTAATTAAGCAAAACGAAGGTTGGTAA
- a CDS encoding SusC/RagA family TonB-linked outer membrane protein, which yields MNVFKIPVSVTYLTGRVLLIGAISASPMFLSQKKDSLKEKNIDEVVVIGYGTQKKSKVSGAVAEASLDKLSSRSLSGVGEVLQGKAAGVTVVNEGGDPNGSPKVNIRGLGGVNGETPLYVVDGVVFNGTPAINPNDIQDISVLKDAAAAIYGARSSGGVILITTKRGKKGSLTIDFDVKYGTNQAWRLRESLNAAEFQDVMRQAYTNAGKLNSLPLAFNSDKYADGGITRTDWMKEIFRTGTIQEYNVNLSGGSEKSRFFVGMNHRNLEGILLNTQAKRYNFRVNSEHKVKDWLTFGENMYYNFSEGNTANTKNGYTGALVAAMYYPPNVPVYTSTGAFSGLPIDVAGGYGDMINPVAYLKRISIQNPTHEILINPYVEIALAKDLKFRSNFSQTFKIGNVKEFTPRVLEIGKIFDTNSLEYQSNNISTSLAEQLLTYKLTTGKHNFDFLAGFTFQKTTEDGFRAKAFDFRSEAEAFRYLQNAADTNKEVYSYKYRQSLISYLARVNYDYAGKYMISLLGRRDGTSLVSKQNQFANYYSISGGWVVSKENFMNDISWLSNLKLRGSYGILGNLGGVSYQAVNPLMIRDNNIIFGQDPSQNIAYYATTKSNQDLKWGKSEQTNFGVDASFLRNSLSLQFDYFVKNSTDQIFNVNLSSTTAYVDQYVNAGLFQDKGFELGINYNSKRTGDFTYSIGATFSQLKNTAKQLAGVDEIFINSNNVRGVLKPTRIKVGESLYSYYGYRSDGIFQTQAEIDNYKDANGNLIQPNAKPGDIKFLKKDGNTGVLNNNDFVNLGNPYPKFSYGLSYNMTWKNFDLNVFFQGVYGNKIFNGLKFISLNPGGTGQNYNMDRDILNAWTPQNTNTNIPRVVQGDPSGNYSKVSDFYVEDGSYLRLKNLTVGYSLPHELYKKLDVNKIRVYVTSNNLFTITKYTGFDPEVGMETYGVDTGRYPQARSFIFGLEVGF from the coding sequence ATGAATGTATTTAAAATCCCTGTCTCAGTAACTTATTTAACGGGTAGGGTATTACTTATTGGTGCAATATCTGCTTCGCCGATGTTCCTGTCTCAAAAAAAAGACAGCTTAAAGGAAAAAAACATCGATGAGGTTGTCGTTATAGGATACGGAACCCAGAAGAAAAGTAAAGTATCCGGTGCTGTTGCAGAGGCGTCGCTGGATAAGCTTAGTTCAAGATCTTTATCTGGAGTAGGAGAAGTGCTTCAGGGAAAAGCAGCCGGAGTGACGGTAGTGAATGAAGGGGGAGATCCTAATGGCTCGCCTAAAGTGAATATCCGTGGCTTGGGAGGAGTGAACGGAGAAACTCCTCTTTATGTGGTGGATGGAGTGGTTTTTAATGGAACTCCTGCCATTAATCCTAATGATATTCAGGATATTTCTGTGCTTAAAGATGCTGCTGCTGCCATTTACGGAGCAAGATCTTCCGGCGGAGTAATCCTTATTACCACAAAAAGAGGTAAAAAAGGGAGTCTGACCATTGATTTTGATGTTAAATACGGAACCAATCAGGCATGGAGGCTGAGAGAATCTCTAAATGCAGCAGAATTCCAGGACGTGATGCGCCAGGCATATACTAATGCAGGAAAACTCAATAGTCTTCCACTAGCTTTCAATTCCGACAAATATGCTGATGGTGGAATCACCAGAACAGATTGGATGAAGGAAATTTTCCGTACAGGAACCATCCAGGAATATAATGTAAACCTTAGTGGAGGAAGCGAAAAATCCAGATTCTTTGTAGGTATGAATCACAGAAATCTTGAGGGTATCTTATTGAACACTCAGGCAAAAAGATATAATTTCAGGGTAAACTCTGAACATAAAGTGAAAGACTGGCTGACATTCGGGGAGAATATGTATTATAATTTCTCCGAGGGGAATACAGCCAACACAAAGAACGGTTATACAGGAGCTTTGGTTGCCGCGATGTATTATCCACCCAATGTTCCGGTATATACCTCCACGGGAGCTTTTTCCGGATTACCAATTGATGTGGCAGGAGGGTATGGAGATATGATCAATCCAGTTGCTTATCTTAAAAGGATCAGCATTCAAAATCCAACACATGAGATTTTGATCAACCCTTATGTAGAAATTGCTTTAGCTAAAGATTTAAAATTCCGTTCTAATTTTTCCCAGACATTTAAGATCGGAAATGTTAAAGAATTTACTCCCAGAGTATTGGAGATCGGGAAAATATTTGATACCAATAGTCTGGAATATCAATCTAATAATATATCCACTTCTCTTGCCGAGCAGCTTCTTACTTATAAGTTAACAACAGGTAAGCATAATTTTGATTTTCTTGCAGGTTTTACTTTTCAGAAAACAACTGAAGATGGATTCAGGGCAAAAGCTTTTGATTTTAGAAGTGAAGCAGAAGCTTTCAGGTATCTTCAGAATGCTGCAGATACCAATAAGGAAGTATACAGTTACAAATACAGGCAGTCTCTGATATCTTATCTGGCAAGAGTCAACTATGACTATGCAGGGAAATATATGATCAGTTTGCTGGGAAGAAGAGATGGTACCTCTTTGGTATCTAAACAAAATCAGTTTGCGAATTATTATTCCATTTCTGGAGGATGGGTGGTTTCCAAAGAAAACTTTATGAACGATATTTCCTGGCTTTCCAATCTAAAATTAAGAGGAAGTTACGGTATTTTAGGAAATTTGGGAGGTGTTTCTTATCAGGCTGTTAACCCTTTAATGATACGTGATAATAATATTATTTTCGGACAGGACCCGTCACAGAATATTGCTTATTATGCCACGACAAAATCAAATCAGGATCTAAAATGGGGTAAATCGGAGCAGACTAACTTTGGAGTGGATGCTTCATTCTTACGGAACAGCCTATCACTTCAGTTTGATTATTTTGTTAAAAACTCTACAGATCAGATCTTCAATGTTAACCTTTCAAGTACAACCGCTTACGTTGATCAATATGTGAATGCTGGGTTATTTCAGGATAAAGGATTTGAATTAGGAATCAATTATAACAGTAAAAGAACAGGTGATTTTACCTATTCAATAGGCGCTACTTTTAGTCAACTAAAAAATACGGCGAAGCAATTGGCGGGTGTAGATGAGATCTTTATCAACAGTAATAACGTGAGAGGAGTATTGAAACCTACCCGCATAAAAGTAGGAGAATCTCTCTATTCTTATTATGGCTACAGAAGTGACGGAATTTTCCAGACCCAGGCAGAAATTGACAATTACAAGGATGCCAACGGTAACCTTATTCAGCCCAATGCTAAACCGGGGGATATTAAATTTCTGAAGAAAGATGGAAATACAGGAGTATTGAATAACAATGATTTTGTAAACCTTGGAAATCCATATCCTAAATTTTCTTACGGACTATCCTACAATATGACATGGAAGAACTTTGATCTTAATGTTTTCTTCCAGGGGGTATATGGAAACAAAATATTTAATGGATTAAAATTTATTTCATTAAACCCAGGGGGAACAGGGCAAAATTATAACATGGACAGGGATATCCTGAATGCATGGACTCCTCAGAATACCAATACCAATATTCCAAGAGTGGTACAAGGTGATCCAAGTGGTAATTATTCCAAAGTTTCGGATTTCTATGTGGAAGACGGGTCTTATCTAAGACTGAAGAACCTTACAGTAGGATATTCATTACCTCATGAGCTTTACAAAAAACTTGATGTAAATAAAATAAGAGTGTATGTAACGAGCAATAACCTGTTTACCATTACCAAATATACAGGCTTTGATCCTGAAGTAGGAATGGAAACCTATGGAGTTGATACCGGAAGATATCCTCAGGCTCGCTCATTTATTTTCGGACTGGAAGTCGGTTTTTAA
- a CDS encoding SDR family oxidoreductase, with protein MTIIITGTSSGIGFALAEYFGKKGHKVYGLSRKHTESQYFQSIPTDVTNNNAVQNAIAEVLKTETRIDVLINNAGMGMVGAVEDSTKEDISKLFNLNLIGPVQMMSAVLPKMRENKFGKIINVSSIGSEMGLPFRGFYSASKSALDKVTEAMRYEVYPWNIDVCSLHLGDIKTNIADNRVIAQVSQPYKNIFDKVYALMNSHVNEGTEPLEVAEYIEKLLGKNKWKAHYYFGKFGQKIGVPLKWILPQGTYENLMKKYNKLD; from the coding sequence ATGACCATTATCATCACAGGAACCTCATCAGGAATCGGATTTGCACTGGCCGAATATTTCGGTAAAAAAGGACACAAAGTATATGGACTAAGCCGAAAACATACAGAAAGCCAGTATTTTCAATCGATCCCGACGGATGTTACCAACAACAATGCTGTTCAGAATGCTATTGCTGAGGTGCTAAAAACAGAAACCAGAATTGATGTACTGATCAATAATGCAGGAATGGGAATGGTAGGCGCTGTGGAAGATTCTACAAAAGAGGATATCTCAAAACTTTTCAACCTGAATCTTATAGGACCTGTTCAAATGATGAGTGCCGTACTTCCTAAAATGCGTGAAAATAAATTCGGAAAAATCATCAATGTATCCAGTATCGGAAGTGAAATGGGACTCCCTTTCCGAGGATTCTATTCTGCTTCAAAATCTGCTCTGGACAAGGTAACGGAAGCCATGAGATATGAGGTTTATCCATGGAATATTGATGTATGCTCACTTCATTTGGGAGATATCAAAACAAATATTGCCGACAACAGAGTAATTGCTCAGGTTTCTCAGCCGTATAAAAATATCTTTGACAAAGTGTATGCCCTGATGAATTCCCATGTGAATGAAGGAACAGAACCACTGGAAGTAGCAGAATACATTGAAAAGCTTTTAGGAAAAAATAAATGGAAAGCTCATTATTATTTTGGTAAATTCGGGCAAAAAATTGGTGTTCCTCTGAAATGGATACTTCCCCAGGGAACTTATGAAAATTTAATGAAGAAATATAATAAACTGGACTAG